One window of the Syngnathus typhle isolate RoL2023-S1 ecotype Sweden linkage group LG21, RoL_Styp_1.0, whole genome shotgun sequence genome contains the following:
- the cdpf1 gene encoding cysteine-rich DPF motif domain-containing protein 1, which translates to MEESTRENRQKTFTCQLCDLRCPYTSYGQKPPNTRAIVLLEECYVTKDPFSPDKEKFLVLGSKCSLCGVTVCVGSDCSLFYTKRFCLRCVNKNLQQFPRQIRTELAKKPPQ; encoded by the exons ATGGAAGAGAGTACACGCGAAAACCGTCAAAAAACATTTACATGCCAGTTGTGCGATTTACGCTGCCCTTATACTTCCTACGGACAGAAACCACCAAACACCAGAGCCATTGT GTTGCTGGAGGAGTGCTATGTGACGAAAGACCCCTTCAGTCCAGATAAGGAGAAGTTTCTCGTTTTGGGTTCCAAGTGCAGCTTGTGTGGCGTCACCGTATGCGTTGGTTCG GATTGCAGTCTCTTCTACACCAAGAGGTTCTGCCTGCGCTGTGTCAACAAAAACCTGCAGCAGTTTCCCCGCCAGATCCGGACCGAGCTGGCCAAGAAGCCGCCGCAATAG